In Planctomycetia bacterium, one DNA window encodes the following:
- a CDS encoding 2-oxoacid:acceptor oxidoreductase family protein, with protein MSQGATIPRSGSPFDDRSPREANDGAGRAFPYPGIPTTCDGAEAVVHVEIAVTQAAGAYPITSSTTMGGGYDTAVTNGAKNLWGDSLIFFEPESEHSAATFCEGFAAAGGRVTNFTSGQGLVLMKEVLYTISGKRLPVVMNIGARALTSHALNVHAGHDDVMCVADVGWGMLFGRNAQEAGDLCLISRRAAEASNTPFFNVQDGFLTTHTVEKVNLPEHEFMKEFLGPPSARLFNLMDPENPLMSGTVQNQDSYMKGKIAQRWYYDRVAPALVDAFETFYQQTGRRYDFVEPYRCADAEYILVGMGSYMETVRATVDYLRDQCGIDVGCLNVCCFRPFPARQIVEALRDCRAFSVLERMDDPLSTTGNHLTREIKAALCDAMTGQNGQEKIERIPQIYSGSAGLGSRDVRPGDIIAIVENMIHDGQDYFCVGIDHPLALKVTEDPDLRESGTFSMRGHSIGGFGSVTTNKVIATIAGDVFGKDVQAYPKYGSEKKGLPTTYYLSIAENHILLHSELEQVDLVVLNDTTALFSGNPLKGLVKEAAIVMQSPYTNPVDVWQRIPVHQQRFIREQNLHVYYIDMVQIARELASLADLQMRMQGIVLLGAFLKLTPYGRKSNMTAEQVYAGVEQALRKYFGKRGERVVQDNLNCVKRGYSELLEVPRELMNK; from the coding sequence ATGAGTCAAGGCGCTACCATTCCGCGCTCCGGTTCGCCCTTCGACGATCGTTCGCCGCGCGAGGCGAACGACGGCGCCGGCCGCGCGTTTCCCTATCCGGGGATTCCCACTACGTGCGACGGCGCCGAAGCAGTCGTGCATGTGGAAATCGCGGTCACGCAAGCGGCTGGCGCTTATCCCATCACCAGTTCGACCACGATGGGGGGCGGATATGACACAGCGGTCACCAACGGCGCGAAGAATCTCTGGGGCGATTCGCTGATCTTCTTCGAGCCGGAAAGCGAGCACAGCGCCGCGACGTTTTGCGAAGGCTTTGCCGCCGCCGGGGGGCGAGTGACCAACTTCACCTCCGGGCAAGGGCTCGTGTTGATGAAGGAAGTGCTCTACACGATCTCCGGCAAACGCTTGCCGGTGGTGATGAACATCGGCGCTCGTGCGCTTACGAGCCATGCGTTGAACGTCCATGCCGGGCACGACGATGTGATGTGCGTCGCCGATGTGGGGTGGGGCATGCTGTTTGGGCGTAACGCGCAAGAGGCCGGCGACCTGTGTCTCATTTCGCGGCGCGCGGCCGAGGCCTCGAATACGCCGTTTTTTAACGTACAGGATGGGTTCCTCACCACGCACACCGTGGAAAAGGTGAACTTGCCTGAGCATGAATTCATGAAGGAGTTTCTCGGCCCGCCGAGCGCACGGCTGTTCAACCTGATGGATCCGGAAAACCCGCTCATGTCCGGGACGGTGCAGAACCAGGATTCGTACATGAAGGGGAAGATCGCCCAACGTTGGTACTACGATCGCGTGGCGCCGGCGCTCGTGGATGCGTTCGAGACCTTCTATCAGCAGACCGGACGGCGGTACGACTTCGTCGAACCGTATCGCTGCGCCGACGCCGAATACATCCTGGTCGGCATGGGTAGTTATATGGAGACCGTCCGCGCCACGGTCGACTATCTGCGCGATCAATGCGGCATCGACGTCGGCTGCTTGAACGTCTGCTGCTTCCGACCGTTCCCAGCGCGACAGATTGTCGAAGCCCTCCGCGATTGCCGGGCGTTTTCTGTGCTGGAACGAATGGACGATCCGCTTTCCACGACAGGGAATCACCTTACGCGCGAGATCAAGGCGGCCCTCTGCGACGCGATGACCGGGCAGAACGGACAAGAGAAGATCGAGCGCATCCCGCAGATTTATTCCGGCTCCGCGGGCCTCGGCAGCCGCGACGTGCGGCCGGGGGACATCATCGCGATCGTGGAAAACATGATCCACGACGGCCAGGACTATTTCTGCGTGGGCATCGATCATCCGTTGGCGCTCAAGGTGACCGAAGATCCCGACCTGCGCGAATCGGGCACGTTCAGCATGCGCGGCCATTCCATCGGCGGCTTCGGCTCCGTGACGACGAACAAGGTGATCGCCACGATTGCGGGTGATGTGTTCGGCAAGGACGTGCAGGCGTACCCGAAGTACGGCTCCGAAAAGAAGGGACTGCCGACGACGTACTACCTGTCAATCGCCGAGAATCACATCCTGCTCCACAGCGAACTGGAACAGGTCGACCTTGTCGTGCTGAATGACACCACGGCGCTGTTCAGCGGAAATCCATTGAAAGGACTCGTCAAGGAAGCCGCGATCGTCATGCAGTCGCCATATACGAATCCGGTCGACGTCTGGCAGCGCATTCCTGTGCATCAACAGCGATTCATCCGGGAGCAGAACCTGCATGTGTACTACATCGACATGGTGCAGATCGCCCGCGAATTGGCGTCGCTGGCGGATTTGCAGATGCGGATGCAGGGCATCGTGCTGTTGGGCGCGTTCCTCAAGCTGACGCCGTACGGCCGCAAGAGCAACATGACCGCCGAACAAGTCTACGCGGGCGTCGAACAGGCCTTGCGAAAATACTTCGGCAAACGCGGCGAACGCGTCGTGCAAGACAACCTGAACTGCGTGAAGCGCGGCTACAGCGAACTGCTGGAAGTGCCGCGAGAACTGATGAACAAATGA